A section of the Aminiphilus circumscriptus DSM 16581 genome encodes:
- a CDS encoding response regulator, with the protein MSLYLGALDDDRSILYTLEAMAVSQGWEMRTTTDPEEALSWIREDRLDILLVDYHMPVLSGAEVIRRAREMSGSVVLLVLTVEESTTVAKELLLAGADDFVSKPVRLADFASRIRLHGELARYRRDMRKDTPRKGISEATLRRVQDLLLEEEGPFDVRAVATALGLAYPTAHRYLEYLVERGSALRIQEDPEGKPGRPRFRYCRVP; encoded by the coding sequence TTGAGCCTCTATCTCGGCGCTCTGGACGACGATCGGAGTATCCTCTACACCCTGGAGGCCATGGCGGTCTCCCAGGGATGGGAGATGCGCACCACCACAGATCCCGAGGAAGCCCTCTCCTGGATCCGGGAGGATCGTCTCGACATCCTCCTCGTGGACTACCACATGCCTGTGCTGAGCGGTGCAGAGGTCATCCGGCGTGCGCGGGAGATGTCGGGATCGGTGGTGTTACTCGTGCTCACCGTGGAGGAATCGACAACGGTGGCGAAGGAGCTTCTTCTGGCTGGCGCCGATGACTTCGTGAGCAAACCCGTCCGTCTCGCGGACTTCGCCTCCCGAATCCGCCTTCACGGGGAACTTGCGCGCTATCGACGGGACATGCGAAAAGACACCCCGCGAAAGGGCATCAGCGAAGCCACGCTCCGCCGTGTGCAGGATCTCCTTCTGGAGGAGGAAGGTCCTTTCGACGTACGCGCCGTCGCAACCGCGCTCGGTCTCGCCTACCCCACGGCCCACCGCTATCTGGAATATCTGGTCGAGCGGGGAAGCGCCCTCCGCATCCAGGAGGATCCGGAGGGCAAGCCGGGACGCCCCCGCTTCCGCTACTGCCGCGTTCCCTGA
- a CDS encoding sensor histidine kinase, which translates to MKRERERPSHAALSSGPVGALLLFLWLLSQFFDQPVRHVLSFFELAAERDDSGFLFAAAGILVLTNAARALLLYEGWFLLADASASTFRRPILKRLLPLLAVPLSYQLVVFLDFPSVPHFGIPAILSLVSVLLIQILTRDVSGLVNQALPLGILLFSFQWLDVIPLLTPWGFGWGELSLALKHLALLLEKENVLNGMALVSFLGVFAGALVTTELLASYEKQLAQLRRIRNQERELSRLREAELQARATEEMQRLVHDLKRPLTTVTGLADVLATSLPPGKEAHHVGEILRASTTMNQMISEILDPRVQRPVQMSGLLDYALSQIRPHPWSNAIALDTESAGKAWISANMVRLSRALVNLLDNAHRATENHPTPRILLGSALDPERGRVQFFVEDNGSGMETPPRPRRSGWGSTGLGLSFVEEVVREHGGILEYGRSDALGGAAVVVELPLVSFGKSGKETP; encoded by the coding sequence ATGAAACGCGAACGCGAAAGACCGTCGCACGCCGCCCTTTCCTCCGGCCCGGTCGGGGCACTCCTTCTTTTTCTCTGGCTCCTCTCCCAGTTCTTCGACCAGCCGGTCCGCCACGTGCTTTCCTTTTTCGAACTCGCCGCGGAGCGGGACGACAGTGGTTTTCTCTTCGCCGCGGCGGGTATTCTCGTGCTGACCAACGCGGCCCGGGCTCTTCTCCTCTACGAAGGGTGGTTTCTTCTCGCCGACGCCTCCGCATCGACATTCCGCCGTCCTATCCTGAAGCGCCTTCTTCCACTGCTTGCCGTACCTCTCTCCTATCAGCTCGTGGTCTTCCTCGACTTTCCGAGCGTCCCCCACTTCGGCATTCCCGCCATTCTGAGTCTGGTGAGCGTGCTTCTCATCCAGATCCTCACCAGGGACGTGTCCGGCTTGGTAAATCAGGCCCTCCCTCTGGGCATCCTCCTTTTCTCCTTCCAGTGGCTGGACGTGATCCCTCTTCTCACGCCCTGGGGATTCGGCTGGGGAGAACTGTCGCTGGCCCTCAAACACCTAGCGCTTCTTCTTGAAAAGGAAAACGTGCTGAACGGCATGGCCCTCGTCTCCTTTCTCGGCGTCTTCGCGGGAGCGCTCGTCACCACGGAACTTTTGGCGAGCTACGAAAAGCAGCTGGCCCAGCTCCGGCGAATTCGGAACCAGGAACGCGAGCTCTCCCGTCTCCGCGAAGCGGAGCTGCAGGCCCGGGCCACAGAGGAGATGCAACGCCTCGTCCATGATCTGAAACGCCCTCTCACCACCGTCACAGGGCTTGCGGACGTGCTTGCCACGTCCCTTCCTCCGGGAAAGGAGGCCCATCACGTGGGAGAGATCCTCCGGGCATCCACGACGATGAACCAGATGATCTCGGAGATCCTCGATCCCAGGGTCCAACGCCCGGTACAGATGAGCGGGCTTCTGGATTACGCTCTGAGCCAGATCCGCCCCCACCCCTGGAGCAACGCCATCGCGCTCGACACCGAAAGCGCCGGAAAAGCGTGGATTTCGGCAAATATGGTCCGCCTCTCCAGGGCACTGGTGAACCTCCTGGACAACGCCCACCGGGCAACGGAAAACCATCCCACGCCAAGGATTCTCCTGGGGAGTGCCCTCGATCCGGAACGGGGGCGGGTGCAATTCTTCGTGGAGGACAACGGCTCGGGCATGGAAACTCCACCACGGCCGCGACGCTCCGGATGGGGCTCCACGGGACTCGGTCTTTCCTTTGTTGAGGAAGTCGTGCGGGAACATGGAGGAATCCTCGAATACGGCAGGAGCGATGCGCTCGGTGGAGCGGCCGTTGTGGTGGAGCTGCCCCTTGTATCCTTCGGAAAAAGCGGGAAAGAGACACCTTGA